The DNA sequence GCCATAACCTTCTAATAAACGGGTGCCTGTGACTTGTTGCCAGCGCTCAGCAACAGGGCGCTGCACCGCCATACCACCACCGAGTGACATTTTTAAAGTGCTAAAGTCTAAATCACTAAAACCTGGGGTATTTAATAAACCATTAAATAAGGTATTAACGCCGGTAATTGCTGTAAATGGATACTTTTTTAACTCTTTCACAAAACCTGGCATATCACGCGGGTTAGTAATAAGTAGGTTAGTACCACCTAAAGTGACGAAGGTTAAGCAATTCGCTGTAAGCGCAAAGATATGATAAAGCGGAAGAGCTGTAACAATAACTTCTTCACCTTCCACTAACAGTGGCTTAATCGCCGCTTTGGCTTGCTCTAAATTTGCCACCATATTTCTGTGGGTTAGCATGGCACCTTTTGATACCCCTGTGGTACCCCCCGTATATTGTAAGAAAGCTAAATCATCACCACATAACTCGACAGGTGTATACTCTAAATTCATGCCACGAGCTAAAACGGCATTAAATCGTACTGCATCAGGTAAGTTAAAAGCTGGTACCATTTTTTTAACGTATTTAACCACGCAATTAACGACTGCGCCTTTTACTAAGCCTAAACGATCACCCAGAGAGGTCATAATAACGTGCTCAACTGGCGTGTTATCAACAACCTTTTCTAGCGTTTGTGCAAAGTTTTCAATAATTAACATGGCTTTTGAGCCAGAGTCTTTTAACTGATGCTCTAATTCTCTAGCGGTATAAAGTGGATTAACATTAACGACGGTTAAACCTGCTAATAACGCACCAAATAAGGCGATGGGGTATTGCAAGGTATTAGGCACCATGATGGCAAATTTATCGCCTTTTACTAGCCCTAAGTCTTGTTGCAGATAAGCTGCAAAGGCTTTAGCTTGTGTATCTAATTCTTTATAGGTAATTGCTACGCCCATGTTAATAAAAGCATCTTTGTCAGCATACAGGCTAGTATACTTATTAAACATAGCAACTAAGGATGGGTACTTATCTGGGTTAATTTCAAATGGCACATCTTCAGGGTAACTTTTCTCTAACCAGATTTTTTCCACAATAACTTTCCTCTAAGTAAATTTAATACACTAGTTTTAAACTAGTTATGGCACCTTGTTCATTTTTCTTCAATAATTTTTATAGGCGCTTTTGTTAATATTAGGTGTTTTATCAAATTTTCACTCATTGTACCAGCAAATTTAAACAGGCGTTTAAATTAAATTTTTAACTAAGTGCATAATTATTTTTTGTTGCTATCCTTAAGCTGCCAAAAGTCAATAAGCTCAGATACAACACCACTTGCTTGCTCCATATGAACATGGTGACCACCTGATAATTCCACTTCAGTAAAGTGCTTAATCAAGGATGAAAACTCTTGCAGCGCGCTATTTACTGAATCCATGCCCTTGTCTCCATGTAACAATAATACTGGACAAACCACATCAACAAGTAAGTGCTTTGCTTGCGACAATGTCATTCGATAAGGAGATAAAGTTCTTACTCTGGCATCAGAGCGCCAACTAAAATGATTAGCCGATTGCTCACTGGCTTGTTTTAGTGAACGCTCAACAATAAGCTGCGCATTATGATATGCCAAATCAGATACTTGCATGCGTGCTTTAATTGCCGTTTCTTTGCTAAAAGTTCGTGCTACATTTTGCTTAGCTCGGCTTTGATTCGCTTTAATTCGACTTAACAGCCCAGCTCGTAATTGCTGACTAGTATCTTCTTCTTTTGCAGTAATAAAGCCTAAGGCATCGATAAGTATTAGTGAGTTAATTTTTTCAGGAAAGGCTGCGCTAAAAGCATTCGCTATCATAGCCCCCATTGAGTGCCCGATAATATCTACAGACTGCCAAGCGTTATGTTCAATAACTTGTAGCAAGTCATAAACATAATCAAAAAAATGATAATGAGCATCTTGGCTACGATGATCTGACAAGCCATGGCCTGGCCAATCTAAGGCAATAAAGCGCTTACCTAAACAGTCAGGATCATTCTTTTTTATTGCACCAAGCATTGGCAAAAAACTGGCGGCATTATCAAGCCAGCCATGCAAGCAAAGCACCACAGGTGATGACTCCTTGCCTAGTGCTAAGCCATGAATGGTTTTTCCCTGAATACAATAGCTAACGGGTTCAAAATCAGGTGAAATGTTTTGTTCAATCATAAAAGTTATCTTCGCTTAGCCAATGAAAAGCACGCCAGCAGTGCTAATACGCACCAGATTAAAACCCAGATAATTTCAGGAATGAAAGTCATGCCAGCTAGCGCTGCACCATCGCCTAAACTGCGCCCATCAAGCAAATAAGTTGGACTAAACAAACTATTAAGTAAAATAATAACGCCAATAAATTGTAATATAAGCTGTAAATACACTAACTTTCTTAACTTAAGTGTTAACAAGAACATAACGATAAGCACAGCTAAAATAAAGGCCGTTAATAAGTCTCTCACCCAAAAAATAACTGAACTTACCAACACAAGTAAAATGAAATAGCTAAAAGCTTGAGCCACTTTTTGATGGGCGCTGGCTAAACGATAAATCCCCCATCCCCAAAGCGTAGCGCCGGCATAACCAAAAAAGCTAATAACAAATGTTATACCACCACGAGTGGTACACAGACCGGCGCCATTAGTAAACAACTCAATTTTTACAATATTGCCACCAGTTAATAAAGCGGCTAAGCCATGACTAATTTCATGGAAATAACTTTCCAGCCAATTAAAAGGGATCGATACGATTGGAATTTGCCGAATAAAGATTGCCAGTACCAGTAAAAAGTAAAATCGGTACGACTGCCAAAAGCTTTGTTTTTCGAAATGTTGAGAATTGTCTGACATAAATGATACTAACCCACTATTGCAGAAGGCTGTTGCCTATTTGTTTAGGCAAGTAGCTTAGGCAAATAAATCAACGCCCATCATGCTTTGCACCGACTCACGTTGCGCTAAATTTCCAACCAACTGATAGCTAGAAATAGCGGTTTGATTGTTTCGAGTGATTTGTTCTTTTGCTAATTGATTCGAATTCTGATAATTCAATTCACTATTATTCACTGCGAACAATTGCGTAGAGCGCTCTAATTCGGCTAGCGTTTTTTCATCAAAATTAACTGTATCTTGAGGTTGATTGACACGTTCAGCTTGTTCAACTGTATTGCGGCTAGACTTTGCTTCTTCATTAACTTTGCCTATAGTGATACTTTCTTCGGGTGCAACTGCACGCTTACCAGAGGTAAGTTGATTATCACGAGGGTAATTTACAGCTAAGTTTTGAATTTGCATGAGTTTAATCTAACAAAATTATTTGTATACTGACAAGCGCTGATACTTAGCTTTAACTAAAACGTCATCAGTATTACTCTCTGCCAGGAAGTTTTTTCCACGACACAGTATCTCTGACATAACTAGGCTGTGCATGCTCAGCACTAACCCCCTCACCATTTTCTAACGCCACTTTGCCAATGATTAACATCGCCTCTGCTGTTGGAAATAACACTTGAGGGCTGCCTTCATTTACTTTTAATTTTGATAAATGCGCTTTGTATGCATCCCAACCAGTACCAACGGCATAACTAGGGTTAGTGCTAATACCTGCATCGGTTAAATGCTGCGCCAATAGTTCAGGCGGCGTTACCGCTTCAGAGCACTTAGCTTGCATTATATTGTGCTCATCTAGCTCGAAATAGCCATTGTAAACCTCAGACATTCGCGCATCAATTGCCGCTAATACCTTAGTTTGCTGATGCTTTTCAAATGCTATTTGTGCCATGGCTTGTAAGCTAGAGATACCAACAACCGGCAAGTCGGCAGCAAAGGCTAAACCTTGCGCAACACCAACACCAATTCTTACGCCAGTAAAACTGCCCGGACCACGGCCAAAGATCAGCCCGTCGAGATCAGTAAGCTTAATATTAGCTTCATTTAATAAGCTATCAACCATAGGTAAAAGTTGTAAACTATGCGATTGCGGACACAAGTCATAACGACTATAGACCTTATCACCAACCTGCAATGCAACCGAACAAGCTTCTGTTGAAGCATCTAATGCCAAATAATTCACACTTACTACCTTAGTTATTAATCTCTTAAACTCTGTAAAAATTGCTCAGCCTTATGTACATCTCTACTGCGCTTCATGGCAGGTAAACTTTTTAAAAAGGTTTGTCCATAAGGCCTACTAACGAGCCTGTCGTCGCATATTACCAAAATACCGCGATCATTAACATCACGAATCAGTCGCCCTACCCCTTGTTTTAAGGCAATGACTGCTTGTGGTAATTGAATTTGTGCAAATGGGTCGCCACCTTGTCTGCGAGCATCTTCACAGCGCGCTTGCAGTAAAGGATCATCAGGCGAGGCAAATGGCAACTTATCAATGATAACGCAAGTAAGCTTATCGCCCCTTACATCGACCCCTTCCCAAAAGCTCGCGGTTGCTAATAAAACGGCATCATCAGAGTCAATAAACTGCTCAAGTAGCACTCGCTTAGCCATTTGACCTTGCACTAGTAAAGGATTATCA is a window from the Litorilituus sediminis genome containing:
- a CDS encoding alpha/beta fold hydrolase, which encodes MIEQNISPDFEPVSYCIQGKTIHGLALGKESSPVVLCLHGWLDNAASFLPMLGAIKKNDPDCLGKRFIALDWPGHGLSDHRSQDAHYHFFDYVYDLLQVIEHNAWQSVDIIGHSMGAMIANAFSAAFPEKINSLILIDALGFITAKEEDTSQQLRAGLLSRIKANQSRAKQNVARTFSKETAIKARMQVSDLAYHNAQLIVERSLKQASEQSANHFSWRSDARVRTLSPYRMTLSQAKHLLVDVVCPVLLLHGDKGMDSVNSALQEFSSLIKHFTEVELSGGHHVHMEQASGVVSELIDFWQLKDSNKK
- the tsaB gene encoding tRNA (adenosine(37)-N6)-threonylcarbamoyltransferase complex dimerization subunit type 1 TsaB, whose translation is MNYLALDASTEACSVALQVGDKVYSRYDLCPQSHSLQLLPMVDSLLNEANIKLTDLDGLIFGRGPGSFTGVRIGVGVAQGLAFAADLPVVGISSLQAMAQIAFEKHQQTKVLAAIDARMSEVYNGYFELDEHNIMQAKCSEAVTPPELLAQHLTDAGISTNPSYAVGTGWDAYKAHLSKLKVNEGSPQVLFPTAEAMLIIGKVALENGEGVSAEHAQPSYVRDTVSWKKLPGRE
- the fadD gene encoding long-chain-fatty-acid--CoA ligase FadD, with the translated sequence MEKIWLEKSYPEDVPFEINPDKYPSLVAMFNKYTSLYADKDAFINMGVAITYKELDTQAKAFAAYLQQDLGLVKGDKFAIMVPNTLQYPIALFGALLAGLTVVNVNPLYTARELEHQLKDSGSKAMLIIENFAQTLEKVVDNTPVEHVIMTSLGDRLGLVKGAVVNCVVKYVKKMVPAFNLPDAVRFNAVLARGMNLEYTPVELCGDDLAFLQYTGGTTGVSKGAMLTHRNMVANLEQAKAAIKPLLVEGEEVIVTALPLYHIFALTANCLTFVTLGGTNLLITNPRDMPGFVKELKKYPFTAITGVNTLFNGLLNTPGFSDLDFSTLKMSLGGGMAVQRPVAERWQQVTGTRLLEGYGLTECAPMVTLSPHNQKAYDGTIGIPASSTDIKIMDEEGNELPQGEAGEMWVKGPQVMKGYYNRPEATDEILKDGWLATGDIAMMDERGCFSIVDRKKDMIIVSGFNVFPNEIEEVVMMHDGVLEAAAIGVPHEASGEIVKIFVVAKNGALDEETLINHCRENLTNYKVPKLVEFREELPKTNVGKILRRELR
- a CDS encoding M50 family metallopeptidase, with translation MSDNSQHFEKQSFWQSYRFYFLLVLAIFIRQIPIVSIPFNWLESYFHEISHGLAALLTGGNIVKIELFTNGAGLCTTRGGITFVISFFGYAGATLWGWGIYRLASAHQKVAQAFSYFILLVLVSSVIFWVRDLLTAFILAVLIVMFLLTLKLRKLVYLQLILQFIGVIILLNSLFSPTYLLDGRSLGDGAALAGMTFIPEIIWVLIWCVLALLACFSLAKRR